The window AGGATACTGCTTTCACCAACACAACCATGGCCTAGATAAGAGAACCTAACATTACTGTGTCTATGTTCGTCAACCACAGAGAAAGTGATTCAGTTGCATGTTTATGTTAAGACTTTCCATTAGggttggggttttgatttaggtTCTCTTTTGTGTTAAGGTTTCGGTTCTATAAAAGGGTTTCAATTTTATGTTCTCTAGAGTTTGCATTCGGGTAAAGGACATCCATTAAATCTTGCGATTAGTATTTAGGGATCGTGgttatgtttttgttatttaaatctCTCCCAACTCATACCTCTTCACTCTTTCACAGAAACGCAACAGTGAAGACCACAAAGGGATCCTTCCTTAGATCAAGTACGTCCTGTGACTCCTGGTACACCTTATTCCATGACTCATGGAGCTGTTGGTTCTTCTAGTGCGGCCTCTTCTGCTGCTAACAGACTACATCAGGAGAACCGAGGACGTTTTGCTACGTGCTCCGACAAGAGAAAACAAGCCACACCTCCATCCAAGGAAGCTCAATGGAGCTTTGTGGTAAGTTACCACAATCAGTTCTCATTACTTTTGTTTCTTGTATTTAGTATGATGCTTCTGTTTCTGTTTCAGTTTCTGTTTATATCCCAGTGTAAATTCTTTTATCAGAGCAACATGGCAAGAACACTACTGGTGGTAGTGGTCAAGCTAGAAGCATGTTCCAAATGAGAGAAATGATAAGTGGTGGCACAATTTCTTTGTAAGTGTTTCCTTTCCCCTGCCTTTCTCCATTAATCATTATTACTAAtgtcttctcttcttttgtaGTAAAACTAATACTGGTAAGACAAGTTTCCTAAGTACATCAGCGAGTCAGACTAGACTTATCTGCTGGAGAATTGGGAGACAGAGGGGGATAAACCTCTGTTGGTAGGTTATAATTGTTGATCAAAAACACTTGCAAAAGAATACTTAGAACACACGTAACTCCAGGCAAATTTTTCTGCCTTTTCTTTTTGGCTTTTTGATTTATATAGGAAACAAATTGAAACTAGACGTTCCTACAAACTTGGAAACAAATGCATAATGGAAAAGATAATGGGAAAGTGATTCACGTTACTCTGTTAGACTGTTCCTATGAAATAAGAAGTGAATAAGTGATCTgattattcataaaacaaaaataaaaagagaagacTAAGTCTGAGACTTAATCACGAAACTTCAGCTTGATTTTCTTGCGTAGAAGGATCTCCCATAGTCAGCTTTATTTGCTGACTCATCAGAGAGAGCACTGAGGAAGAGTGAATCAGCTATTGGATCCCTCATCTCTTCTCTTGCAGGGGAAAAGATGCACAAGCACTGGTTAGGTCCAAATCGTTTTGCAAAGATCGGTATAATATGCTAAGCTCTTTCTCATTTATTACTTCAATTCGTTACCTCTGAATTGTCTTACTTTTGAATTGTCTAACTCTGAATAGTCTAACTTCTTGTTGTTAATTTTCTTAAAGGTGATGATGAGGGCTTGAAAAGTTTGACACAAATTATATTTGATCTAACCACGAATGGGACACGAAAATTTATTGTCTACCTCTAAAACAGTCGCAtaattttttatgataaaatcgTCATTTTTTTGCCACGAAAAAACGTGACTGAATTGTGCTTGTATGACCACTCTCTGTCACATTTTTTTGTAAGTTCGTATAACCACGATTTATTTTCGTGACTTTTTGTTGGTATTTTCTGATAAAAGTCCCGAAATATTAGTCACAGTCACAGTCAAAATCGTTGCTATATGCGATTTTTCTAAATATGCCCGTTTTCTTTCATTTGTATTAAGAAAGAGAATCTATTCACGTAATTCAACTAGACTAGTCATCTCAATAGTTGGGTATCAATACCATAAGAAGCCGAAAGAGAATTCTCAGGATCGGAACAACGGGTTGGGTTAGACAATGCTGTCGTGTTAGTAACAATCATCATATGTATTATATGTGGCAGACAATACTAATGTCcctgtatatatataaacacacaatgTGCCCAATTATAATGATTAGACCGACTCAAGAAATAAAATGGATAGAGTTGCAGGaagaaaattttgtaaaatcCGTTCGAAACTTTATAAAAATCGCCCCTGCTTCCTCaatttcatttatttcttgTCCTTCTCCTTTTTAGGTTTCTTAGCACTTAAGGTCTTTAAGCCAAGAGCGACTTCACGTCTCCATGACTTGGACATCTTCTTCACTTCTGTCTCTGCCATCACCGTCTCTTCCATGTCCACCGTCGACATGGAAGTCTTCTCCAACACCCAACTTATAATCATCACTATACTCATGTTTATAGGTGGCCCGATCTTCACCTCCTTTTTCAATATCTACCTGTCCCATTTCACTAAATTCGTCTTCCCTCAGAGCAAGATTAAACATCTTATCGGCTCTTTCAAGGCAGATCATACCATCGAGGATCGCCATCTTGACCAAGAAAATATTAATGATCGTCACGAGATTCCTAGCCAGATCAATGAAAAGGCGTCTAAGTGTTTGTACTTGGTGGTTATTGGCTACAATCTTGTAACAAACATAGCTGGCTCTATGTTGCTTCTTGTGTACGTAAGCTTTGTTAAAACGGCAAGAGATGTTCTTCGTTCCAAAGAAATATCAACTCTCACCTTCTCTATCTTCACAACTGTATCGACTTTCGCAACTTGCGGATTTGTTCCCACGAATGAGAACATGATCATCTTTCGCAAGAACTCGGGTCTCCTCTGGCTCTTAATCCCTCTAGTATTGATGGGGAACACTTTGTTCCCTTGCTTCTTGCGGTTGCTAATATGGGGATTAAGTAAGACCACAAAACGTGAGGAGTTTGGTTATATTCTCAAGAATCGCAAGAAGATGGGATACTCTCATCTACTCTCTGTTCGTCTTTGTGTTTTCCTAGGGTTGACGGTGTTAGGGTTTATTTTGATACAACTTTTTCTCTTCTGTACCTTTGCTTGGAGCTCGGAGTCTCTTGCAGGAATGAATTGGTATGAGAAGTTGGTTGGATCGCTGTTTCAAGTGGTAAACTCGAGACATACTGGAGAAACAATTGTCGACCTATCCACACTTTCCCCGGCTATTTTGATAGTATTCATCCTCATGATGTGAGTAACTTCAATTCTCTCcttatttatatattactaTATCGATGCATTTGCATGGACAAAATATTTAGATGAATCATTGACGGCTCTATACAGATTGCTGAGTTTTCGGTACAAGAACATCAGACCTATAAAGTttgtaaataatcaaaatatatacattttaaatagTTTACACTTTACATTTTAAACAAGAAACTCTCTATTAGTGTAATGTAGGATTATATTTTGGTGGGGGCAAATCCTATATGAACTTAAAATTATAgctagaaaatattatttactaaaaaaataactaaaatttaggtttatttaataattttttaaaaattttagtgcCACCTTCTTGGACAACGTAGGTTCCGCTAATGAGTGTACTGAAAAAATGTTCATTATGTAAGAGTTAAGTTGAAGTTCTTTGTAACTAGACGTAACTGGAATATCATTACTAAAAGGAACTTACTAGAGATTATGGTAGACAACATTTGTTGGAATGAATCAGAATATATGTCCAATAAAAGATATCGCTTCAAGGTAGTGGAGAATGTCACAGCATTCCAATTCATCATATTCACAAAGCATCtgttttaaccaaaaaaaatgttatcttatgttctaaaacaaaaTTCTTGCGTTGATAAGGTACCTTCCCCCATACACTTTATTTATGCCGTTCACcataaaaaagaagaataaaaaagaagaagaaaatgattcCGGATATGAGAAGGGAGGAAAGAAGAGTGGGCTCCTTGTGTCACAACTTTCCTTTTTGGTGATATGTATCTTTCTCATTTCTATCACCGAAAGGCAAAAACTACGACGAGATCCACTCAACTTCAACGTTCTTAACATTACTCTTGAAGTTGTCAGGTATATTTTCATATCTCTATATTACATTTCGGGTTCTCTTCGTATTTCTATATAGATGCATGGATCCACCTATAAATCACAAAATTAAAGTTTTCTTTGGAtgaattttatcttttaattaaaaagCTAGCAAGAATAGCCCacaattttgttacaaaaaggCCCACAATAATTAAGAGCAATACAATTGATTATAAATGCACCTTTCAAGTTCTAAATGATAATGAGTCTATGAGTAGCTTAGGCATAGTCATGGTCAACCGACAGATCTGTGAGACTGATAAAAAAGATTAACACCATCATATTTTTGTTGATATTCCGTCCTTATGAAAGACATTCATATACTAAACTTCAAGGTTAGTTCATTTCATGAAAACTATACTTATTagtgaaactaaaaaaaatattgtcatcaCAGTGCATATGGAAATGTGGGGTTCACGACCGGGTACAGTTGTGAACGGCGCTTGAACGTCAGTGACGGTGGCTGTGAAGACGCAGGTTATGGGTTTGCAGGAAGATGGAGTTCCAGTGGAAAATTCATACTAATAATAGTAATGTTTTATGGTAGGCTTAAGCAGTTCACAGCCAAATCTGGTCGAGCTTGGATACTTTATCCCTCGTCTTCCTGACACAAGATATATACAAGTATAAAATACAGTTAATCTTGTATGTCGTTTTATTGGTTATTTACTTTATAAGCTTGTGTGGTAATTCTTGTTAGGAGATAATAATATCAAAGAATGATTGTCCACTTCACCGGACATGATTCATTATTACGTATGAATTATTCAGTACTCCATGCATTTCAAAATAATGTATATTCTAGAGTTTTTACACTTATTAAAAAGACaagtaaaattttgacaaattgTTTTTTGTGTTAAGCTATTTCCTATGATTTTTAACCAATCAAAGTTCTATAAATACAATTActgtttttgaaatttataatttaccattattatatatattgaaaaggtaacatatatatcttttagaaacaattttttttcttctaaaacattgatcattttgaaatggaggaaatataaataaacaccccatctgttatttttttagacataaatttaatttataaaaaatcattttttcctcATTCACGTTTCCTCTCATTACAAAAACAActgatataataatattttaataattttaagcACTTTTTCTATATTCTCTTCTCTAAGTCAAAACAAGTTATCAGCAAACGATTTTCCGCTAGCGAAATGAAATTTAACTTAAATGatcaaaacattttagttttactATGATCATGTAGTAAGCTTTGCATCTATGAATACGAAATGATCAATATAACAGATTAGAAGGCTTTTcctctataaattattaaataaccAATATGGTAGATTATGTCTTCTCATATCATGTGGTAAATCATGtgtcttatttttatttttattcgtAAAATTATGGACTTTAATTTCTGCATTTAAATTTGTATCTTTCAATTATCCatttaaactatatttattatattttatattactatttataaataaatttattatgtcaaatttgaaataactaTTCTTGATATTCCTGTTTATGTCTCAACCTAAGGCCCCAAAGGCATAAATTGTTGATCTTGGCATCAGCGTTTGTTTCTTCCTTTTTGGATATTTTAGGTATAAACTATAAAGTCAATAAACCGTTTGAATATTATGAAATTCTTTTTTGGTATAATTCAGttaataacgttaaaaatcaaTTAATACCCGATTAATAATTCGGGTTCAGCTTGTTATTGTTGGCTTTTGTGTTTGGAGTTTAGGTGAAATATTAGATTCACATCTATAGTTTCTATATTATTATTCgcaaagtgtttttttttgcattcaGTTCTCGCGTTAAAAAGTTAGAATTGTTAATatcttaatgaataaaatatacaaattagcccaataaaataaaaagaaaatgaatttaaaatttatttgattagataagtaATTGaagttaataataaaaattatccaaaaccaaaaaatatatttcaacttaaaaagataattactatatattgtgttattatctgaaaatatcttttaataaaaaagttaaaaataaaaatatgaaaacacatAACTAAATATCAATCAAGTAAaaaatttcattatatataattgaCAAATGAATATTGAGTAATTTATAGAttcttttattaataataaatatagtgtacaaaaagaatttcaaaatatttataataagtaaaaattatgaaatgaaaacataaaaaataaattatcattatAGCTAGTAATGCATGTATCAATAAGTAATTATAGAATGATTATGCCCACATACACGGATAGAACACCTAGTAATTCTGATACTTGAGATTATcggataatatgatttttggttaattattttagggtaattttttcaaatagttgattttaaatttttttcacaaaaatagcctTCAAAGAGGAAAGTGACCAAAATAacccatttttattttaaaaattttaattttttttttaattttttttaatttgaaactctATCTTCAAAATCCTATCCCTTAACTATTAGTTAACCATaggatataaatatatttttacactttaataaaatttcttttgatcattttcttctttgaatcatatttttgtgaaaataaactaaacagaGCTATATTAGGGAATttctcattattattttttgtgattctaaatatttttgaacGTAATTATCAGATTCATAActtgtatatttatatttcaaaattaaaataaatattatttgtggATATAGAAATCGTTTGAATATCCattcggtttggtttattttagatataagaAGATTATGCATTTATAATAGTTTGGTTCGGTTAAAAACGTAACTTGAGGTGTCCTAACGGTTGGGTTTGGGCATTTAGGAATTTTCTGAAAACACTACTAACAGTGTGAAAGATATGTGGGTGACATTAACAGTTCAGATTTCATGTGTGTGAGATTCTTTGTAGTCTTGCACTATAGataaagctttttttttaaccacacaaaaagaagaaagaagatggGGATAAACAGATAATCCAACAAAGACCAATCTACGAGCCACGTCAGGAACaacaaccaatcagagaacagAATCATATTTCACATTTTCAATTTGAACCAATCAAAAGCCTGACGAATCTTACTATCCACCTTATAGTACCAATTTCGTCTCTTCCTTTCTTTCACTTagcattttttttgaaacagagTTAAAGCTTGAAACTTTGGGGATACAAAGATGGCGTCTATTGGTGTTTCGGAAATGCTTGGTACGCCACTTAACTTAAAGGCAGTGTCAAGATCGTCTGCTCCATCGGCATCGAGCCCGGGTACGTTTAAGACAGTTGCTCTGTTCTCCAAGAAAAAGCCAGCTCCTGCCAAGGCCAAGACTGTTTCTGTTGCTAACGATGAACTCTCCAAGTGGTATGGTATGTGCCTTACTGCTTCCCTTTCAAAATCATTTTCTTAGTCCATCAATGCATTAATCTTCTTGTGAATGTGGGTGCACAGGTCCTGACAGGAGAATTTTCCTGCCGGATGGTCTTTTGGA of the Brassica rapa cultivar Chiifu-401-42 chromosome A03, CAAS_Brap_v3.01, whole genome shotgun sequence genome contains:
- the LOC103858560 gene encoding sodium transporter HKT1 — its product is MDRVAGRKFCKIRSKLYKNRPCFLNFIYFLSFSFLGFLALKVFKPRATSRLHDLDIFFTSVSAITVSSMSTVDMEVFSNTQLIIITILMFIGGPIFTSFFNIYLSHFTKFVFPQSKIKHLIGSFKADHTIEDRHLDQENINDRHEIPSQINEKASKCLYLVVIGYNLVTNIAGSMLLLVYVSFVKTARDVLRSKEISTLTFSIFTTVSTFATCGFVPTNENMIIFRKNSGLLWLLIPLVLMGNTLFPCFLRLLIWGLSKTTKREEFGYILKNRKKMGYSHLLSVRLCVFLGLTVLGFILIQLFLFCTFAWSSESLAGMNWYEKLVGSLFQVVNSRHTGETIVDLSTLSPAILIVFILMMYLPPYTLFMPFTIKKKNKKEEENDSGYEKGGKKSGLLVSQLSFLVICIFLISITERQKLRRDPLNFNVLNITLEVVSAYGNVGFTTGYSCERRLNVSDGGCEDAGYGFAGRWSSSGKFILIIVMFYGRLKQFTAKSGRAWILYPSSS